A window of Rhodospirillaceae bacterium genomic DNA:
AGCCCGCCGAAGCGGCGGCAACCGTCGATAAAAACGGTCGGCGGGAAAAAATCATGAAAACGATGGGGAGCATCCATGAAATCTAAGAAAAGTGCAAAGAGCTGGCCCTGGCTTCTGGCGGTTGCGGGGGTTGTTCTGCTGGCGGTCGTGCTCTTCGTCGAAAGCGGTGAGCAGAACGTCGCCATCGCGCAGGTGACAAACGAACGGCTCATGAACACCTACAAAGAGCCGGAGAACTGGATCACCCATCATGGCAATTACAACGCCCATCGTTTTTCCGGCCTTGACGAAATCACCAGCAAGAATGTCAGCAAACTTCAGGTGACCGGTACGGTCGCCCTTGGGGGAATCGAGGCGGGCGGCATCTGGCCTTTTGCAGGGTATGAGGGCACGCCCCTTGTTGAAGACGGCTATCTGTACCTGCCCGATGGCTGGGGCACCGTCTACAAATATGACGTTCGTGAGGGCGTCCCTAAACTGGTCTGGAAATACGATCCGGAAATTGATCGCGACTGGGCGGGGAATGTCACCTGCTGTGGCGTGAACAATCGTGGCGTCGCACTCTGGAAAGACAAGGTTGTTTCCCACGTTCTCGATGGCCGTTTGCTGGTTCTCGATAAGGAGACCGGCGAGCTTCTATGGGAGCGGACGGTTGCCGACCCCGACGATTCCGAAACGATTACGGGCGCACCGCTGATCGTCCGGGACTTGGCGATTACCGGGGTTGCCGGTGGCGAATACGGCATTCGTGGCTGGCTGGCGGCGACGAATTTGAATAGTGGCAAGGAAATCTGGCGCACCTACACCGTCCCGGCGCCGGGCGAACCGGGCCATGAAACCTGGAAGGACGACCACGAAGCCTGGAAGACCGGCGGCGGGCCGACCTGGGTCACGGGGTCCTATGACGCCGAGTTGAATCTCATTTATTGGGGTGTCGGCAATCCTGGCCCCGATTGGGACAATGCCTATCGTCCCGGCGACAATTTATATACGGAAAGTGTGCTGGCTCTGGACGCGACAACCGGCGAGATCAAGTGGCACTTCCAGTACACGCCAAACGATCCCTATGACTATGACTCGGTTTCCGAACATATCCTGGTGGATCTTGAAAACGCCAAGGGTGCGTCGAAGCTGGCCTTCCATGCCAACCGCAACGGTTATCTCTATGCGCTGGATCGTACGAACGGGAAGTTTCAATGGGCGACCCAGTTTGTCAAAAAAGTAACCTGGACGAAGGGCCTGGACCCCAAAACGGGCCGGCCAAATTCCTATGACCCC
This region includes:
- a CDS encoding quinonprotein alcohol dehydrogenase, translated to MKSKKSAKSWPWLLAVAGVVLLAVVLFVESGEQNVAIAQVTNERLMNTYKEPENWITHHGNYNAHRFSGLDEITSKNVSKLQVTGTVALGGIEAGGIWPFAGYEGTPLVEDGYLYLPDGWGTVYKYDVREGVPKLVWKYDPEIDRDWAGNVTCCGVNNRGVALWKDKVVSHVLDGRLLVLDKETGELLWERTVADPDDSETITGAPLIVRDLAITGVAGGEYGIRGWLAATNLNSGKEIWRTYTVPAPGEPGHETWKDDHEAWKTGGGPTWVTGSYDAELNLIYWGVGNPGPDWDNAYRPGDNLYTESVLALDATTGEIKWHFQYTPNDPYDYDSVSEHILVDLENAKGASKLAFHANRNGYLYALDRTNGKFQWATQFVKKVTWTKGLDPKTGRPNSYDPDVDVQKYEPGTAPTREDKTGRTCPGNMGGKNWPPMAYNPDRKVVYIPVIESCNQIDNQPVEPGSRKVRDWFTGGGPSQFQPITGSVTAIDVTTGKVVAKQETKYPMLGGVLATAGDLVFVGYPEGAFVALDGKTLKELWRFETGAGINAPPITYEVAGKQYVAVAVGLGGAWPKWFIDGTKGLEDINPGSMLFIFALQ